The DNA sequence AAAACGAAATGAAGTTCAAATGCTAATTTCTGGAAATAACGGTTTTATTTGCGAAGAATGCATCGAACAGGCACATGGTATCGTAAAGGAAACAAGTGCGTCGCACAGTTCTTCTCCTGCAGAAACGATTGAGGATTTAAAGAAACCGAAAGAAATAAAGGAATTCTTGGATCAATATGTCATTGGACAGGATCAGGCAAAAAAGCAATTGTCAGTTGCGGTATATAATCACTATAAAAGATTATTGCATGCAAAAGATGAGAACCGTGAAGTAGAGATTGAAAAATCAAATGTCATCATGATTGGTGAAACTGGTACAGGAAAGACACTTTTGGCAAAATCGATTGCGAGAGAATTGAATGTTCCTTTCTGTATTGTAGATGCAACGATTCTTACAGAAGCCGGTTACGTTGGTGAAGATGTGGAAAGCATATTGTCCCGACTTTTAATGGTAGCAGATTATGACGTAGAGAAAGCAGAAAAGGGAATTGTATTTATTGATGAAATCGATAAAATTGCACGTAAATCTGATAATCCAAGTATTACCAGAGACGTTTCTGGTGAAGGAGTTCAGCAAGGTTTATTGAAATTATTAGAAGGAAGTATTGTCAATGTTCCGCCACAAGGTGGAAGAAAGCATCCTGATCAAAAATACATTCAAGTAAATACGCAAAATATTCTGTTTATCGCAGGTGGAGCTTTTGATGGTATAAAAGAAATTATTGAACGTCGATTGAATAAACAAGCGATCGGTTTCAGTGCGGAAAAATTAAATAAAGTTGAGGAAGAAGAATATATCTTAAGTCAGCTTAATGCAATTGATTTGAGGAAATTTGGTTTGATCCCAGAACTTTTAGGTAGATTTCCAATCATTACATATCTTGACAAGTTAACTAAAGAAACGATGATTCGGATTATGAAAGAGCCGAAAAACTCAATCGTTAATCAGTTTGTAGAATTGTTTAAAATGGATGGAGTAGAACTGAAGTTTACAGATGATGGCTTAGAAAGTATTGTAGAAGAGACTATGGATAAGGGACTTGGCGCAAGAGGACTTCGCGGAACAACTGAAAAAGTCCTTGAAGATTACATGTTCAATATTGCTGCACAGAAGAAAGTTGTAATAAACCGTAAAAACACCCATTTTTAAGTTATTTAGTAGATTTTTCTTGCTAAGTATAAAAAATAACTATCTTTGTAGCGCAATCTTTTTCTTTTTATAAAAACACAAACACAAATAATAATGAAAAAAAATCTATTAACGATAGGATTTTTAACGTTGACTTTGTCACTAAGTGCACAAGTAGTGTGCCACGTTGACAGCGACGGAATATTCTATGTCGGAGAGAACGCGTTAGTTTATAACGGCGGTGGTGTTCAGACCAAAGGTAATGGTATCTACGATATTAAAGGTAATGTGATGGTCGTAGGGGGAACAGGAGGCTCTGGTCTTAGAACTTATACTACTTCAGGAGGTAATAAAACGGATGGAGGAAATTTTATTTTGAGATTTAATAATCCAGCCGATATTGCTGAATCTACTTATGGCCAACTTTATATTCAAGGTTTGACCCAAGGTAATATTACAGCAATTGTTAATAAAGAATTTTTGGCAAAGAAACATGGTACTTACCAGCAGATTGCAATGCCATTTTCGAATAAGTTAATTTCTTCCCTTTCAACTGAATTTGGGAAAACTTTCAATAATACACGTAGATCTCAAAACGAAGTTTTGGTTTATAATAATAGAGATGTAGTTGCTGATAATTTAAATATTTCTTCAACAACACCTAAGAATACTTCCTACTTTATGTTGGGATCGAAAAATTTTGATTCTGGCGCCCCAACTTCTGGTTCTGTTTATACTATTAAAGGAGTTCCTTATGCAAACGGTGTGATAGAAACGCTAACTGATGCAGGTTTGAATACGCCTTTCGGAACTAATGGGAACGGAATTAATGCTTACAACGAAAAATATAATTCGTATTTACAAGATAACTGGGATTATTTAACTAATACTTCAGCTCCTTGGTCTGTGCCTACTTTCGGACGGAATATTTATCAGTTTGGGAATCCTTATCTGACCAATCTAGATTTAAAATTTATTGGAATAACAGAAGCGGGAACTACAAATGATGGAAATGAATTGGTTCAAATAAGAGGTATTCGGTTTGATTCTGGAAATGTTGTTTCAGATGCAAATGGTGCTACTTACGATACCAATGCACAGTTTGTTAATTTTACAGATCCTGGAAATATGCCAATCGGTGATGTTGGTGTGGTGATTAAACCTATGCAGGTTTTTGTTATTAAATTAGCTACCAATGATGAAGATGCAACAGAAAGACAATTAAATTTCGATGGATTACGTAGATTCAAAATGACGGCGAGACAAGGTGGGACTGATTATTCTGTTACCGCTGCAAAGGGAACTACACAAGTTTCTTCTGGAACTGTAAAACAATTAGGAATTATAGCTTTAGACGCAAATGGTGAAGAGCTTGCTCGAACCTATTATGTTGTATATCCAACTGCTATTTCTGGCAAAACATCTAACCATACTGTCCAAACTACTTTAGGTAGTGGTAGCATCATTGGTACCTATGAAGAAGATGCGATTAATGGTGGGTATGATATGAATTTAATTAATACCTACTGGCTTTATATCAATGAAGCAAATGAAACTGATTTTTATGGAAAAGCAATTCCTTTAGCATTGTATAGCGGTTCCATTAAATCTTTAAAATTCGAAATTCGAGAAAATACTGAATTAATAGATAATAATGTACATGCATTATCATCTGGTACAGGTTTTTATTATAAAGGGAATAATGGTGTTGTTGCCGAAATCGCACAAAACCAGATCATTCCTGTAACTGGGGATGAATACAGTTTATATTATGGAAATTCAATTACTTTAGGAACAGGTTCTTCAAGTAAGCCAAGCAGGACTCAAGTGGTTTACAGCCAATCAACAGACAATTTCTTGGTAAGATTTGATCCCGATTGGAAAAAAGCAGATATCAATGTTTACGACATGAGCGGTAAACAAATCATCTCACAGAAAGGTGTTTCTGCAGGCAAAGACTTTGATATTGTTCTACCTAAATCAAACGCTGCGTATATCGTAACGGCTGTGTCTGAGAAAGGAGAAAAAATCAGTTCTAAAATAGTTAGATAATAAAAAAAACACAAAATTATGAAATTCCTTTATAGATCCTTTTTAATTTTATTTTTAATATTAGGAAGTCTTATGTATGCTGACAGTGGTCCAGTTGGCCCACCTTCTCCTCCTCCAGGCGGAGGTAACAATGGTGGTGGTACTTCTGGTCCTGGTGGATTAGCCTCCCCAATAGATATGTACATCTATATTTTAGCAATAGCAGCGATTTTATTCATTGTTCTTTATGCTAAAAAGGTGCAAAATAAACAAACGGTCTAAACTAACCTTTTAACAATACAAAGAACTCATTCAATTTGCAATGAGTTTTTTTTTATATTTACATTATGAAAAAAATAATATTTATTTTGAGTGTATTGGCTGCTAACTCTTACGAGGCACAGTTTAAAATCAATGTAGAAGCGCCATCTTCATTTACGCCGAAAGAAGTTTATCTCTATACGCTAAATGGTTCCAAAGATGTCCTTAATGGCAAAGAACTAAAGAAAGGGAATTCGTGGCAAATCAGCGTCGATAAACCTTATACTGGGATGATGAAGTTATATTTCCCGGAGAATAATGCGTCCATCAATTTTATCTCAGAGAATAAAGACGTCAAAATGAAGTTTGAAACTGAGAAAGATAAGATTGTCAATATTGATTATTTGGACGAGGCAAATCATGTAATGAATGAAATGCAGGATGTTCAGAAAAAGAAAGAATTTATCTTGCCTGCTTTATATCAGATACAGGAGTACTATAAGACTAAAAGTGATTTTGCAACAGCACTAAATAATGAAGTCCTTCGTCTTTCAAAGGCTACTCCAGATCTTAGTAAATTTCCTTTTGTTACTTACTATAGTACCAACTATAACAAGTTCTTGGAAAAGAGTGCAAAAAATAGTGTTGTAACTCATGACGAAATCATCAGCTTTTTGACCAAATCAAATGAGATGCTTGAGAGCTCTTCTCTTTTGAGACCAGTTCTTGTAGCGTATTTAAATGCAGGATCCAGTGCTACTTTAGGTGCAGATGTGGATAAGTTGCTTAAGGCTGTTAATGTAGAAACTCCTCGTGGACAAACAGTCCTTTCTGAGCTTATTGAGATCTTTGATACTTATGGGATGCAGGATATGAAAGACAAGTATCTTACCGAAGCTAAGAGTTTGAAATGCACGATTAATGAAAGGTTAACAAATACTATTGCAACAAACGTTAACACAGAAATTGGAGCAACATTTCCTAATTATGTTTTCAATAGAGTGACGAATACTAAAGCTAAATCTCTTTACGATGTGAAGGCAGATAAGAAGGTTATTGTCTTTTGGGCGTCTACATGTTCACACTGTGAAAGTGAATTACCAAAGCTTATTGAAAAATATAATGCGGTTAAAGCCATAAAAGGAGAGGTTATTGCCTTTTCTTTAGATAATGATGCTGTTCCCTATGGAAATAAAGTTAAAATGTTGCCTTGGATTAATGACTCTGAATTGAAAGGTTGGAATAGCTCATTTGCAGATACTTACAATGTAAAAGCGACACCAACTTACTATATTTTGGATAGTAATAATAAGATTATTGCCAAGCCAGATCATGCTGCAGACGTAATTTCTTATTTAAAGTTAAATTAATCTTTGCTACCTCGTAAAATATTTTTATATTTGCACCACCTTAAAAAAGGCGAGGTAGCTCAGTTGGTTAGAGCGCAGGATTCATAACCCTGAGGTCACGGGTTCAATTCCCGTCTTCGCTACAAAAAAGTCCAGTATTTATACTGGACTTTTTCTTTTATATAGCATTCTATTTTACTCGATCTCCGGAATTTTACTTTGAGATATTTCATTTTAAAAAAAATGATGAGACTATTTTCTAGTTTTATTTAATAGTCTGCGCTTTCATCTCCTATCATTGGTTTTGTAAAAACCTTAACTTATTTTATAATAAATAACTTTGTTGTTAGAGAATTTAGTCATATATTTACAACGCTTTAGGAATGGCATTTGTCATGATTAAAGCATAAATTTTTTTTCATCATTTGTGTTTTTAGAATCGCACCGTAAGGTGCGATTCTTTTTTTTGTGCCTTATGTTCTTCATTGATAACGGATAAGTAAGTCGATGAAGTAGGAGTAAGTGATGCTGCCATCCTGTTGATTGCTTTTTAGAAATAAATCATTGGTGAAGCCGAAGAACACATCCAAAAGTCCTTCATGCTTTTTAATGAAAACTTTTTCAGCAAGTCGATCTCGTTTCATTTCTGGAGAATAGTGTTCTAAAATATTCTTAACAAACTCTTCATCTTTGTCAACCAGATAATTAACTAAAGACTTCAAAACAAAATATTCAGTACTGTATTTCAAATCAGTATTTTTCGAATCTTTGCCAATTAAAAAACCGATGAAATTAGCTTCTTGCTCTTTTGCGTAGCCTAACTGATGCGCGCTCTCATGTGAAAGCGTAAATGGGATATAAGTTGACGGTAGAGTTGAATTATACTGCGCTTCTGCCGTAAAAGGATTGTAGTAACCTAAAATCCCAGTGTAACTCATAATTGGCTTAAATAAGCTCGATTTGAAGGCCAGAATTCCTGTCCCTTTCTTATTATTTAAATGGAATGGTAGTTTCATCTGGTTCCTCAGTATTTCAGCTTTAATAAGCGTTGTGTTTGAGATAATAAATACTCCATTGTGATCTTCTCTTACTAAAGTTCTCGTTTGTTTACAAAGCTCAAGATAGTCTAAGGCAAGGGCTTTTACTTCCTCTACATTAATCTCTTTTTCTGGTAACTTTTCAAGGATCGGCTTTTGAAAGTAAAGCATGCCCCAAAATAGTTGATAGGTGAAATAAAGGATGTTCAGAAGAATTAATAATTTTAAAGAATAGCTTTTTCGACTGCTCTTTTTTATAATTTTATAAATAAAAAATAGAAAGATGATTATTAATAAAATATAGAAAACATCACCGACAGAAAACGGTATTTTAAAAAAAATTTGTTGATGAATTCTTTTTTGAATCTCAAAGAAACTCTCAAAGACTTTAATGGCATAATTAACCTTTGAAAGAATTAAAAACAAAAGAAATTGGGCAAGTAATAAACCTGCCCAAAATCTTTTCTTACTATATGTGCAACTCTTTTTAATGAGCATTTTCTTTTTGAATTTGATCTAAGCTAATACCTTGGTTTTTCAATATCTTAGTCACTCTTAATGCGTAAAATACAAGATATGCGAAACAAATAACACCCACGATATAACTAAAATGAATATTGGTGTAATCAGCAAGCATCCCCTGAAGCCAAGAAACGATACCACCACCCATAATCATCATAATTAAGAAACCGGAACCTTGATTGGTGTGTTTTCCTAATCCATTAATTGCTAAAGCAAAGATACAAGGCCAAAGTGTAGAACAGAATAAACCTACACTTGTGAAAGCGTAAACTGAGGTCATTCCCGTGGTCATCATTCCGATGATTAAGGAAAGGATTCCCATTGATGAAAATATCAGTAGCATTCTTGCTGGATTTCCTTTGCTTAAAATATCACACACAATCATTACTAAAATGATCACTCCATAAATATAGAAATGGGATAAATCGTGACGGGCAATTGCATTAACCAAAAGAAAAACGCCAAATGCTAAATAAGGTGCGATAAATCTTAAAATCTTTTTTGAACCCGCCGTAATATCAAATGCTTCAACAGCACCTGTCCATCTACCAATCATTAAAGATGCCCAATATAGAGAAACGTAAGGAGCAATATCTTTTGTGGAGAAACCAAGTGAGTTTTCCATATAAGCGGGAAGGTTACTTGCGGTAGAAACTTCGACTCCAACGTAAACAAAAATGGCAATCATTCCTAATACCAGTTGTGGGTATTTCAAAGCAGAATCTCTGTGTTCACCAGCAACAACATCGTCTGTATCCTCTGTAATCGTTGGTGTAATTTGTGGAAGTGATGAGAATTTCAATAAAATAGCAACAAGTATAAAAGCGCCTCCCAAAACCATATAAGGGATTTTCACTGACTCAATACTTGCCTCAGTGTTAGAAGCCGTTGCGGAACCGAAAATAGCAAACGCAACGATCAACGGTCCAATCGTTGTTCCCAGATTATTAATTCCTCCTGCCATGGTAAGACGTTGTGATCCTGTTTCAGTTGGTCCAACTTCAATAGCAAGTGGGTTTGCTACAATTTGCTGCAGTGAAAATCCCAATCCTAAAATAAATAATCCTGTAATCATTAAAGGAAAAGATCCCATATTCGCTGCCGGATAAAACAGTAAAGTTCCCGATGCTGAAATAAGTAGGCCGACAATTAAACCATTTTTATAGCCGATTTTATTAACTACATCTTGTTTTATTGCTTTAGAAATAAACATGTAAATCAATGATCCAATTGTATATGCGACATAAAATGCCACTGAAACCAGTTGGCTTTGACCTTGGGTCAGATTAAAAGCTTTTTTAAATACTGGGATTAAAATATCATTGCTTGCAGCAACGAATCCCCAAAAGAAAAATACAGTTACCAAAGGTACAAATTGACCCCAATTGGTTTGTTTAGAATAATTAGAATTTGTCGACATATTTATTAATTAATGTTAACAAATATAACTATTTTATGTTCTCAAATTGAGCTTTTTAAAATGTTTTTGATTTTTTGATGGGCCTCTGCTTTTAGTAATTCCACAGATTCAGTAGGTTCTAGGATGTCATTAAAATAGACCTTTACTTTTCCCGGATAACCTTTGTCATATTGGAAAGGAAACATTTCCTTTAAACCTACAAATGTAAATACGGCAATCGGTGATTGATGTTTTGAGGAAAGTGTAAAAGCACCATCTTTAAAGGAATCCAAAATTACAGAAGTATTATCAGGAACACCACCTTCCGGAAAAATCACAATACTTTCTCCTTCTTCCATTCTTTCTGCGCAACGGCGGTAGACATCTGCACGGCTTCGAGGGGAAGAACGATCAACCATCACGCAAATTCTTTTATAAATAGTCCCGAAAATCGGAATTTTCACCAATTCTTTTTTACCAACATAACACAGCGGATGATGAGGCATTAAAATACATGGTAACATCACATCCATAATAGAAGTGTGGTTGGAGATAAAAACATACTGTTTATTTTTATCAATTTTTTTGGCAGTAAGTTTAATTAATTCATAGCGGAATCCCATTCCATAAAACATCCCGAAACACCACAAACGAATAAAAAAGTAAGCATACGGATAATGTTCTTTTTTAATGGAAAATAATAAAACAGGAATGCCGAGAATGGGCGTTAAAACTGCTCCTAAAATCACCATCCAACCGCGCCAGATATAATTTAAAACTTTTGTCATGTACTTTTTTAAAATTACTTTTTTATGTAAATTATTAAACGGCTATTTGTTACTTTAATGATTAGCCATTAAAAATAACTTTTTTCTTCACCGAGTAATTCAATATAGAAACCAACAAAATCGCCGCTATTTTACTTAAAATCGCTTGGCTAATAACGAAGAATCCTAAATCGAGATTATCTTTAAATGCAAATCTAAAGAAGAGCTGGAAGAAAGTTAAACTGAGTATGGTTGAGAAAAAAGAAACAAACATAAAGTACGCAAACTCTTTCCGTTTGGAATGTTTGCCACGCTCAAATACAAACCAGATACTTAAAAAATAATTGGTAATAATACCGCAACTGGTTGAAAAAACATTACTTAGCGGAAAGTGAATCCCATGAAAGTTATTTTCTTCGGAAAAAATTAATGGTAAATAAACACTGAATATTTTAAATGAACCGATTTCGATTACAGCACTCAGTCCTCCCGCAATCACGAAAAGTAATACTTGTTTTTGTTTGAGTAAAAGTTCTTTCATATTAATTGTTGCAAATTTAAAACTATATGTTAAACAATCAGAAAAACTTGTTAAAATATTTTTTCGCGTTAATATATTGTTTACTTTTATTTTGTGAAAGGGATAGGTGATGTGGTAACTTAATCATTATTAATTAGTTACTATGTTAGTAGACCAATTATAAGTTTTCAAAACCAGTCAAAATTTAATCACAAAAAAAACATGACCACACAAAGACCTTACCGAAAATTCATGCCTCAACAAAAAAAAATTGAGGAATTAGAAAAAAACAGTCCCCGTTTCAAAAGAGTGTATACTGAATACGAACTGATGTCTGACCAATTATGGGATTTGGAAAATACAGATACAACCAATATCCCAGATGATTTTATGGAAGCTATCAAATTGCAAACTGAATATTTAGAAGAAGAGATTGATGATTGGCTTTTAGATAATCCAGTACTATAAATTTTAAAAGTGGATGAATTCATATCGAGTGTGGTTTTTTAATTATTTTCACTTTCGAATCTACCGGGACCCTTGAATAATGACTGATTGAATCAGAAGCTTTATCTTTGCAGAAATTGTCGAAGAATAGTTATGAACATCAATCTCACCCAAAATAAAAATCTAAAACTCTTTAAACTTATTTCAGAAGTTGCCGAGAAAAATAATCAAACGGTTTTTATTGTTGGCGGTTACGTACGGGATTTATTGATGCACAGAAAAGCACCAACAGATATTGATTTTGTAACCGAAGGGAACGGAATCGATTTAGCCAAAGCCGTTGCACACGAAATTAATTCCAAACTAAAGGTTTCTGTTTTCAAAAATTACGGAACGGCGATGTTTAAGCATGAAGGACTTGATTTAGAATTTGTAGGCGCGCGAAAAGAAAGTTACGCTGAAGATTCCCGAAAGCCTTCTGTAGAAATCGGGACGTTGGAAGATGATCAAAAACGTCGGGATTTTACCATTAATGCTTTGGCGATTTCTTTAAATAAAGAAAATTTCGGTGAATTGATTGATCCATTTGATGGTATTCTTGATATCAAGAAAAGAATTCTCCGCACTCCTTTAGAACCCAGCCAGACTTATTCCGATGATCCTTTGCGAATGATGAGAGCGATTCGTTTTGCATCGACTTTAAATTTTAAGATTGAAGAACGTTCTTTAGCATCTATTAAAAGTGAAGTAGAAAGAATTAGAATCGTTTCTATGGAAAGAATAATGGTTGAATTTAATAAAATCATGCTTTCCGAAAAACCTTCTGTTGGATTAAAATTAATGGAGCAAACCGGAATTTTACATTTAATTATTCCAGAATTAACTGCACTAAAAGGCATTGAAGAAGTAGAGGGACAAACTCACAAAGATAATTTTTGGCATACTTTAGAAGTCGTTGATAATATTTGCGAGAACACTGATAATCTTTGGCTTCGTTGGGCAGCCTTATTACACGATATTGGGAAAGCACCAACCAAAAAATTCATGGAAGGAAATGGCTGGACTTTCCACGGACATGAATTCCTAGGTTCTAAAATGGTAAAAAACCTTTTCTATCGTTTAAAACTTCCGCTTGGAACCGATATGAAATACGTTCAGAAATTGGTCAAATTATCTTCAAGGCCGATTGCGCTTATTGATGACGGAACTTCTGATGCAGCATTACGAAGATTACTTTTTGATGCAGGCGAAGATCTGGAAGATTTATTTATTTTGAACAAAGCCGATATTACCACCAAGAATTCTTCAAAACAAGCGAAGTTCAAAAAGAATTTTGAATATGTTGCTTTGAAAATTAAAGAAGTCGAAGAGAAAGATCAAGTTCGAAATTTTCAACCACCGATTTCAGGAGAAGAAATTATGGAACTCTTTAATTTAAAACCCGGCCGAGAAATCGGAATTTTAAAAGAGAAAGTAAAAGAAGCAATTCTGGAAGGAGAAATAGGAAATGATAAAGATGAAGCCAGAAATTTTGTGATTAAAGAAGGTCAAACTCTTGGATTGATTCTAGCGTAAAAATTTTTTCAGATAAAATAAAATCCCTTTTAGACATCATGTTTAAAAGGGATTTTTGTTAAAGTATATAACGGTATGTTTTAATTTTTGTAGAAGCCACTGGTCCCTTTTCCTGCTGTAATTGTTTTAAGCAAAGTACCTGCAGTAGAATAAATTTCTACGGTACTATCTGCTGTAAATCCGTTCGCATTAGAAATAAAAATTTTACCATCAATAACACTGAAGCCATACAATGCTGACCAAGAATTATCAGTTAAGGTGAGGACTGGAGTAGTAGGGACTGCCGTACTGGTGATGTCCATCGAATAAACTTTATACCCAGAAGTGAAGTAGAATTTAGATCCATCGATTTCTAAATTAGTAGCATTTGCAATTCCAGTTAGGGTAGTTGTAGAAGAAATTGCTCCAGTAGGACTTAATTTGTAAATGTATGAATCAGTTGTCGTAGAAGCGATGGTATATACACTTCCACCAGTAGAAATAGTTTTTTGAATATTCCCATTAGGAATGATTACTTCTTTTTCTATCGTGTTAGAAGTAGGATTGATGATGGTAATTTTTTTACCTGAACCATATGAGGCATTTTGCACGAAGATTTTTCCGCTTGCTTCTACAATTCTTTCTCCAGTGTTCGTTAAATCAATTTTTTTAACAAAAGCATTTGTAGAAGTACTATATACGTTTACAAATTTTGAAGATCCAGAACTGTTGGTTACGTAATAATTATTATTTGCAAATGCGATATATCTTGGTTGAGAAACCTGGTCAGTTACTGTTGCTACTTTTTTAAAAGTATAACGGTTTACGATTTCAATTTTATTAGAATTATTAAGGATTAAATAAGCGTTATCTCCCTCAAATCCGATATTTTGAAGAACATCTCCCAAAGCAACATTTCCATTATTAGCGCTGAAAACATTATTTTCTACGGTTGCCAGATCGTTAGAAATAAACGAAACCGTTGCAGTTGGCGTTCCGAAATTACCTTCGTTAGACATGAAGATTCCATTTTCATAAGCACCTTTTGGTTGTGGCTCAACGATAGGATCATCTGTTCTACACGAAATTGTAAAAAGCAATGTGGCGGCAAATGCTGCAGAAAGTAATTTAGAAATTTTCATTTTTATATTTATTTAAAAGTTAATTAAAAGATTGGCGCTGTAATTTCTTTTTGGTAAAGGGTAATAAGCAGTTGTTTCGTATATTTCATCAAAGATATTATTAACTTTAAATCCGATTTGATAGTTTTTGAAAAAGGTTAAATTCAATCCGGCATTCATAACAAAATACGGATTAATTGCATCACGAAGTGTTTCGTCACTTGTAGTATAAGTCAGTCCATTATACAGTCCCTGAACAAAGATTTCTGCAAAACGATATTTATAAGTCGCGTTTCCAAAAATTTTATGTTGAGGTACATACATCAGAAATCGGTCTGTATCGGTGTCTGTAGAATGAGTGTATACGTAGCCTAATGATAATTTCGTTTTTTGAGTTCCAAACTCTTTTTCAAAATCCAGTTGTGATTCTAAACCGTAAGATTCGACATTGTTGGTATTAACAGGCGACCAATATCCGTTAGAAGTTGGCAGCCATCTAATCATATCTTTAATTTTCATGTAATACGGAGTAAGGTTTAATTTGAAATTTCCGTATTTGAAATTATTTCCTAATTCTGCCTGATGAGAAACTTCTGGTTTTAAATCCAAATTCCCGCCAGGTTGCCAGTAAAGATCATTGAAAGAAGGATATCTGAAATTTTTAGAAACATTTAAAGCAAAAGAATACCAGTCGGTAACATTCATTTTTCCGGAAAAAGAATAGAGAATTGGAGTTACGATCTCTTCAACAAAATCTTTTTTAACACCTGCTTCAAAATTGAATTTCTGAGTCGGATTCCATCTTAATAATCCCGCAACTGAACCTGCATTTCTGCTGACATCAGTAATTCCAGACTGATAACCTTCGCCTTTATCGAAATGGTATTCTGAAATTAAATTGAATGCCCAATGATTATTCAAGAAATAATTGAAATCATTTTTAGCCAAATAAGTTTCGCCAGATCCGCCACTGCTTTTCGGTTGACTGATATTATCAAAATATTGAAAATCATCCTGAAGGTAAGCAACTTTAAAACTATTATTTATTTTTTTTGAATTGAAATCCCAGGCAAGCAAACTTCTAAAAGTATTACTTAGATATTTAGTTTTCGTCCCAAATTCGGAAGTAGGATAATGTTGTTCACCATCGTAAATCTGCGTTTGCCAATACAATCTGTTTTGAGAATCAATTTTATAAGCCGCTCCTAAATTGAAAGTTCGGTTGTCATATTCACCATTTAAGTTTGCGTAATTTTTTTCCGGAACTTCATAATCATTATCGCTTTTAACAACATTCCCCGAAACTTTTACTGATAATTTATCGTCGCTATAAGAAGTCTTTAGAAAAGAATTGAAAGTATTATATGAACCACCTTCCAGAAATAAAGTCGAGTGAAAACCTTTATTAAAGGAAAGTTCATTGTTTAAATGAATCGTTCCACCGATGGCTCCACTTCCATAAATTATGCTTCCGCCGCCCGATTTTACTTCAAGTTGGTCGTAACCTAAAAGGTTTAAATTATTGACATCGCCTTGTCCTAAAAAAACAGAATTGATATTAATTCCATTCCAGACAAAAGCAGTTTGTTGTGCGGTTGTTCCACGGAAAGATGGTGAGGAAACCATTCCACGGCCATTTTCTTTAATGTAAACTGGAGATTGAAAACGCAGAACTTCCGAAAGATTCGTGGTGTT is a window from the Kaistella flava (ex Peng et al. 2021) genome containing:
- a CDS encoding MFS transporter; translation: MSTNSNYSKQTNWGQFVPLVTVFFFWGFVAASNDILIPVFKKAFNLTQGQSQLVSVAFYVAYTIGSLIYMFISKAIKQDVVNKIGYKNGLIVGLLISASGTLLFYPAANMGSFPLMITGLFILGLGFSLQQIVANPLAIEVGPTETGSQRLTMAGGINNLGTTIGPLIVAFAIFGSATASNTEASIESVKIPYMVLGGAFILVAILLKFSSLPQITPTITEDTDDVVAGEHRDSALKYPQLVLGMIAIFVYVGVEVSTASNLPAYMENSLGFSTKDIAPYVSLYWASLMIGRWTGAVEAFDITAGSKKILRFIAPYLAFGVFLLVNAIARHDLSHFYIYGVIILVMIVCDILSKGNPARMLLIFSSMGILSLIIGMMTTGMTSVYAFTSVGLFCSTLWPCIFALAINGLGKHTNQGSGFLIMMIMGGGIVSWLQGMLADYTNIHFSYIVGVICFAYLVFYALRVTKILKNQGISLDQIQKENAH
- a CDS encoding lysophospholipid acyltransferase family protein, producing MTKVLNYIWRGWMVILGAVLTPILGIPVLLFSIKKEHYPYAYFFIRLWCFGMFYGMGFRYELIKLTAKKIDKNKQYVFISNHTSIMDVMLPCILMPHHPLCYVGKKELVKIPIFGTIYKRICVMVDRSSPRSRADVYRRCAERMEEGESIVIFPEGGVPDNTSVILDSFKDGAFTLSSKHQSPIAVFTFVGLKEMFPFQYDKGYPGKVKVYFNDILEPTESVELLKAEAHQKIKNILKSSI
- a CDS encoding GtrA family protein: MKELLLKQKQVLLFVIAGGLSAVIEIGSFKIFSVYLPLIFSEENNFHGIHFPLSNVFSTSCGIITNYFLSIWFVFERGKHSKRKEFAYFMFVSFFSTILSLTFFQLFFRFAFKDNLDLGFFVISQAILSKIAAILLVSILNYSVKKKVIFNG
- a CDS encoding CCA tRNA nucleotidyltransferase, giving the protein MNINLTQNKNLKLFKLISEVAEKNNQTVFIVGGYVRDLLMHRKAPTDIDFVTEGNGIDLAKAVAHEINSKLKVSVFKNYGTAMFKHEGLDLEFVGARKESYAEDSRKPSVEIGTLEDDQKRRDFTINALAISLNKENFGELIDPFDGILDIKKRILRTPLEPSQTYSDDPLRMMRAIRFASTLNFKIEERSLASIKSEVERIRIVSMERIMVEFNKIMLSEKPSVGLKLMEQTGILHLIIPELTALKGIEEVEGQTHKDNFWHTLEVVDNICENTDNLWLRWAALLHDIGKAPTKKFMEGNGWTFHGHEFLGSKMVKNLFYRLKLPLGTDMKYVQKLVKLSSRPIALIDDGTSDAALRRLLFDAGEDLEDLFILNKADITTKNSSKQAKFKKNFEYVALKIKEVEEKDQVRNFQPPISGEEIMELFNLKPGREIGILKEKVKEAILEGEIGNDKDEARNFVIKEGQTLGLILA
- a CDS encoding YncE family protein; its protein translation is MKISKLLSAAFAATLLFTISCRTDDPIVEPQPKGAYENGIFMSNEGNFGTPTATVSFISNDLATVENNVFSANNGNVALGDVLQNIGFEGDNAYLILNNSNKIEIVNRYTFKKVATVTDQVSQPRYIAFANNNYYVTNSSGSSKFVNVYSTSTNAFVKKIDLTNTGERIVEASGKIFVQNASYGSGKKITIINPTSNTIEKEVIIPNGNIQKTISTGGSVYTIASTTTDSYIYKLSPTGAISSTTTLTGIANATNLEIDGSKFYFTSGYKVYSMDITSTAVPTTPVLTLTDNSWSALYGFSVIDGKIFISNANGFTADSTVEIYSTAGTLLKTITAGKGTSGFYKN